GCGCAGTATCCCCTGTAACCGGGATATTACGGTCGAGATCGGCGGTAGAACCACAGCCCAACTAGATCGACGCGGGCGTGACGAGTCAGGACTCGCAACGGGGTCAGTCACAGTTGCGACGCCGAGAATCGACACCACTCACGAACGCCGCCCCCTCCGGCAGGTGAACGCATGAACGCCGATCACACCAGCGCCCAACCGGCGCGAATCACAGCCCTCCCTGACGATGCCGAATTCGCCCTCTGTCTGACTCACGACGTCGACCGTCCGTACAAGGGCTTTCGGTCGCTGTACTACGCGACACAGGAGCGCCCAGGCTATCACCTCCGGACGGCGCTCGACCGGTCGAACCCCTACTGGCAGTTCGCCGAGATCATGGAACTCGAGGACGACCTCGGCGTCCGATCGGCGTTCTACTTCCTGAACGAACAGCACCTTTTCAGGGATCGACCGCCGCGTGAATGGCTCTCGCCGGCGAACTGGGTACAGCATCTTGGTCGGTACGAAATCGACAGCGACGACATCGCCGCTACCATCCGCGACCTGTCGACAGGCGGCTGGGAGGTCGGCCTCCACGGTTCGTACCACACCCAGCACGACCGCGACCGACTGCGAACCGAAAAGGTCGCACTCGAGAACGTCCTCGGCGAGCAGCTATCCGGCGGCCGTCAACACCATCTTCGCCTCTCGGTGCCCGAGACGTGGGAACACTACCGCGAAATCGGGCTCAGCTACGACACCAGTCTCGGTTCGACGACCGACTGTGGGTTCCACGACGGCTACCACCCGATCCGCCCGTTCGGTGACGAGTTCGTCGTCTTCCCGCTGACGATCATGGACCAGGCGCTGCCGGATCCCGCGACCAACCCGGACGCCGCGCGCCGAACCTGCGAGCGGTTGCTGGTCGACGCCGCCCGGAACGACGCCGTGATGACCGTTCTCTGGCACCCGCGCTACTTTAACGAGCGGGAGTTCCCCGGCCACCGCGCGCTCTACCAGTGGCTCGTCGAGCGGGCACTCGAGTTAGGTGCGTGGGTCGGCTCACCAGGCGAGTTATATGAAACAATTGACGCCGAGACGGTGGATCAGCACCCCGTCTCGATCGGAACCGACTCGGAGGCGGATCCGGTGTCGATACCGACCCAGCCCGACCAGGAGCAGTCGCGTCGTGACCGTGGTGACCGGCGCGAGGAAGCCACGCCACAGCTTCGCTCGGCGAGCACCAGCGGAGGTGAGTCGCAGTTATGAGCAGTCGTCCAGCAGCAGTCCTCGCGGTCGTCGCCTTGCTCGTCCTGAGTAGTTTCGGCGGCGTCGCACAGGTCGGTGACTCGGCGTCGACGCCGTCACCGAACGCCTCGGCGACAAACGCGCCGCCAGCTGACAGCTACGTCATCGAACAGGACGGCTTCTGCCAGCAGATCGAGCCGCTCTCGAGTGGCGGCACGGTCGAGTCCTTCTACGACTACCGTAACCACGAGACGCACCCAGAGGGAGTCGACCGGATGTATAGCTCCTACGGCACTGAGCACCTGCAGGAGGACGACACGAGCATCCTGTTCCTCCACGAAGGAACCGATGGGGTGAGTCTCGTGACGGTTCACGACCGAGTCGATGGGAACTCCTCTGGCGGCGTGGCGACGTTCGACATCGTCGGTCTCCCGGCGGAGTCCGAGTGGGTCGTCCAGAACGACAACTACACGGGCGAGACAAACATGGCTGAGTGGTACAGCGGCGACGGCTGGCTCGGCGCATCGTGGATCTGGGCCGAGGAGCGCACCGACGGCGGTGCGATCAACGGCGGGCTCAACGACGCGTTCGCGGCGACGATCCATCCGATGTTCAACGAGGATGCAGAGCACTACGACAACGACGACCTCTACGATCCCGACTACCACGACGACGGCGAAATCGACGACTGGGAGATCCTCTCCGGCGATGCGGACAACCCGGACCGAACAGATATTCCATCGCTCGACGAGCCGGTAACGATCCGTACCGGAACGTGTGATGGCCCGTCAGTTTCGTACGAGCTTCTCGGTAGTGGGAGCGGTCCAGACGGCGGCGACGCCGATGCAGGTGTTGCAGCCGCCATCGAAAACGCAAACCCCGACGACCAGATACACCTGCAACCGACGGCAGGCTCCGGTGACGAGGTCCGATTCGACGACGTGTACGTGAGCGGCCTCGATGACGACACGGCCGTCACGTTCGAAAACAACCATCCCGACGACCTGCCAGACACTCCGGACGACGTCCCCGGACTCGGTTCGCTGGCCGTTGCCGGCGAACCCGCACTCGAGAACGTCTCGGCGACGGTGACGTTCACCGTGGACGAGACAGCACTCGAGGAGCACGGTATTGCGCCAGAAGACGTCTCCCTCTACGAGCAGGAAATGAACGAGTCGGCGTGGAACGAGTCGACGACGGAGTATCAGGGCTCCTCGGGATCGTCCCACGAGTACGCGGCGTCGGTCGAGTCACTCGAGGGGCTGACGGTTGCACAGGCCCAACCGGAGCCTGAATCAGGACTGTCGGCGATGCCCGGCTTCGGTGGTCTCGGTTCGCTCGTGGCGATCGCAGCGCTCATCGGCCTGCTCGCGGTACGCTATCGCGAGTAGGGACTACAAACTCGATTTTACCAGGACGGTGGCTTCTGGGCCAGAACTCATTTTCGGACGTCTGTTGCTGACTGTCCGTTTCCGGTTGCTCAGTCGCTTCCATTTGTACTGTCCGTGACAACCCGGTAGAGGTGGGCGGTGTCCATCTCACCATTCAATTCTCGAATTGCAGCCTGCCAATCGTCGACGCTCGCGAAGCCAGAGAGTTTTCGATAGGACTCGAGTGCCCCCGTGTCTGTTGGATCGACGGCGTCGATATGCTCGACCCGGCAATCACCCTCTTTCGGCCCCGTCCGAGATGTTCGCCACCAGGTGTCGCCGGTCGTGCGCTCGGACGCGCGGAAGGTGACGACCTCGCCGTGGTTCTCGAGCTGTGCCCGAGCGGTCGCGTCGGCAAAGACGATCGGTCCGACGTGTGCGTTGCTCATTCGGACTCACCCATGAACGAATCGACGGTCGTCTGTTTCTCTTTGTAGACGTGTGGCGTCACTTCGATCAACGGCGCGTCTACGTCGGGATCGACACACACCCACAGATCGAACTCGAGCTCCTCGCTCACGTTGGCGGGGTCGATCTCTAGGTGTTCGAGGCCGGCCGCCGGGATTGTCACTGACTTGGTCCCGCCGGCACCGAAGCGGTTGATCGCTCGCGTCAGCTCGTGTTTTCGACTGTTGATCGCCGTTTTGGTGTCGCCGATAGTATTATTTTATTGGTGTGAATTT
The DNA window shown above is from Natrialba magadii ATCC 43099 and carries:
- a CDS encoding polysaccharide deacetylase family protein; the protein is MNADHTSAQPARITALPDDAEFALCLTHDVDRPYKGFRSLYYATQERPGYHLRTALDRSNPYWQFAEIMELEDDLGVRSAFYFLNEQHLFRDRPPREWLSPANWVQHLGRYEIDSDDIAATIRDLSTGGWEVGLHGSYHTQHDRDRLRTEKVALENVLGEQLSGGRQHHLRLSVPETWEHYREIGLSYDTSLGSTTDCGFHDGYHPIRPFGDEFVVFPLTIMDQALPDPATNPDAARRTCERLLVDAARNDAVMTVLWHPRYFNEREFPGHRALYQWLVERALELGAWVGSPGELYETIDAETVDQHPVSIGTDSEADPVSIPTQPDQEQSRRDRGDRREEATPQLRSASTSGGESQL